The genomic segment GCGCGCTTTTAATGAAGTTTTTATTCCAGAAGGGTATATTATTTCAGGTGTAATTAAAAAACCCAAAGAGGTTATTGAATTAATTCAAAAAACAATTAAAACTTCTTTAGGAAACAAAATATTAACATCTGATGTGGTGGTTTCTTTGCCTGAAACAAAAACTTTTATTAAATTAATAGAAATTCCTTTAGTGGAAAATAAAAAAATTAAAGAAACTATTGAACAAGAAATTTGTCAGCATATTCCTTTGGTTAAAGAAGATATGTATTTTGATTGGCAAATTATTAAAAAAATAACCAAAGACAATGAACAAAAAATGCAAGTTTTAATTGGTGCGACAGTCAAAAATATAGTTGATTCTTATGAAAATGTTTTAAAAAAAGCTGGGCTGAATCCAAAAATATTTGAAATAGAGGCCTGTGCGATAGCCCGCAATTTAATTGAAAAAGAAGATAATAATTCTCGGCTTATTTTAGATTTAGGAGCTAGTCGTAGCTCTTTAATTGTTTATAATTATGGAACAATTCAATTTTCTATTTCAATGCCTTTTTCTGGCGAAAAATTGACTCAGGAAATTGTTTCTAAATTAGAAATAACATTTGAACAGGCAGAGAAAGCGAAAAAAATATGTGGATGTGATGAGGAAAAATGTCAAGGTATTTTAAAAGAAATACTTTTGGAATATATTTTTAGATTATCAGAAGAAATAAAAAAAGCTTTAATTTTTCATAAAACATATTTTTCTTTTAATGGAACTTTTAAAGAAATTATTTTATGTGGAGGTGGAGCAAATTTAGTTGGGCTAGATGTTTATTTAGCAACTCAATTAGGAATAGAAGTTAAAAAAGAGATGCCATGGATTTTTAAATCGCAATGTATTTCTAATAATAAAAAAACAACATTTAAATTATGGATAAGAAATTTTTTCTTTCAATCTATATTTTTTAAAAAAACAAAAACCTGTCCATTTTCTGAAGATAAATTTGCTTCTCATGCTACAGTTTTAGGGCTGGCTTTAAGAGGAATTATAGACTTAGAAGCATAAAAAACAGAAATTTTAAATTAAATCTAAAACCTATTTTATGGATATAATTCTTAATTTAATCTCTCCAAAAATAAAAAAAGAATTAAAAATAAAACAAATTTATCAAATTATTAGAACTTTTTTATTAATTCTTTTTTTAATGACTATTTTTACAGCTATAATTTTAATTATTACAGAATTTTTTTTACAATCTTTTTTTGTTAAAATAGCAAGTGAAAGAGTTTCTATTTTAAAAAATAATCAGCAAAATTTTAATAAAAAAATTAAAACAATAAATCAGGGTTTTAATGAAATAAGTGATATTCAAAATGAATTTATTCCTTGGTCAAAAATATTAATTTATTTTACCCAAATTATTCCTTCTGATATAAAAATTTATTCTTTTAAAAATATTAATAATTCTACTGATATAAAAATTGTTGCTATAGCTAAAAATAGAGAAGCATTATTAAAATTTCAAGAAGATTTTAAAAAGAAACAACCAATTTTTACTCAAATTAAATTTCCTTTTTTTAATTTAGCATCAAAGAAAGATATTAATTTTCAGTTTGAAGCTACATTAGATAAAAGCCAAATAAAATAATAAAAATTAAAAAGCACGTGATTTAATCACTAAATTTTCTAAAAACTAATACTAAAACTTATTTTTATGTCTGATCGTATTATTGCTTCAAAAGAAAAACCAGAGGATAAAAATTTAGATTTAACTTTACGGCCTACAAAATTAGATGAATATATTGGGCAAGAAAAAATAAAGCAAAATTTAAAAATTTTTATTAAAGCAGCAAAAAAAAGATCTGAACCAATTGAGCATGTTCTTTTATATGGTCCGCCTGGTTTAGGCAAAACAACATTGGCTCATATTATTGCTCATGAAACAGGCGGAAATATTAGAGTTACTTCTGGCCCAACTCTTGAACGAGCAGGAGATTTAGCGGCTATTTTAACAAATCTTCAAAATAACGATATTCTTTTTATTGATGAAATTCATCGTTTAAATAAAGTAATTGAAGAAATTCTTTATCCAGCAATGGAAGATTATGCTTTGGATATTATTATTGGAAAAGGTCCTTCAGCTAAAACCTTAAGATTAGATTTACCGCATTTTACAATTATTGGCGCGACTACAAAAATTAGTCTTCTTTCCGCGCCACTAAGAGATCGTTTTGGAGCAATTTATCGATTAAATTTTTATGAAGATTTTGAAATTGAAAAAATTATTAATCGTTCTGCAAAAATTTTATCTATTGAATTAGAAAAAGAAGCCTGTCAAGAAATAGCCAAAAGAGCTAGAAAAACGCCTCGTATTGCCAATCGATTTTTAAAAAGAGTTCGTGATTATGCTCAAGTTAAGGATGAAAAAATTATCAAACAAAATTTAGCTCAAGAAGCGCTGGCAATGTTGGAGGTAGATCATTTAGGTTTAGATCAAATTGATCGTCAAATTTTAAAAGTAATTATTGAAAAATTTAACGGAGGGCCGGTGGGATTAAATACAATTGCCGCGGCCATTTCCGAAGAAATGGCAACAATTGAAGATGTTTATGAACCATTTTTAATGCAGTTGGGTTTTTTATCACGCACTTCTCGTGGTCGCATAACCACTGATTTAGCTTATCAGCATTTGACAAATCGTAAAAAACATGTATAATAAAAATAATTTTTTAATAAAATAAATCAAAATTAAAAATATGGAAAAAAGAAAACTTTTAAATTATTTAATTATTATAGAGCCAGATGTTGAAAAAGGAACAAATAAATTTTGTTATTCGATTTTTTTGTCCTGTTTTAGGATTGGCAGACAATGGAGATACAACTGAAGAAGCAATTTCTAATATGGAAAAATTAATAAAATTTCATTTAGAGTGTTTAGCTGAAGAAGGCGAATTGATTCCGATTGAAAGACCAGAAAAGGGGTTGATGAGGACAATTCAAGTTTTTTGTCCTAAGTTAGCTGGGATTAGATAAAATTTTATGATTCAAAGTTTTCAAATTTTACCTAAGGATTTAGTGAATGCTTTAATAAATTAAGACAAAAGGGCAGTCATTTAAGACTAAAACATCTTGATAATAGAAAAGTAACCATCGTTTTACATAACAAACCTTTAGCTAAAGGAACTTTATCGGCAATTTTATGTCAAGCGCAAATTTCTAAAAAAGAATTAGAAAAACTATTCTAAATTTAGGAACATTAAAATCAAAAAAACAAGAAATTTTATTTATTAATTAAAAATATTATGATAAGAGAATTTGAAGGAGGAGTAGACTTTACAGATTTACACCAAGAGGGATTAGAAAAAACAGTAGAAAATTACGAAGAAGTTTTAAAGAGTCTTCCATTAGATGTTCTAAAAAAGCTAGAGGGTAGTTTATCAGAAAAATTTCAAGAACTTCAAAAGGTATCAAAAGAGACAACAGACATGCTAAAATTGTTTTATTCTAGAGAAAAAAAGAAATAAAAATTATCCTAATTTTTAAAAAGGAGAAAATGTCACAAGCATTAGAAAATTTAAAACAAATAATCATTCAAACGAATGTTTCAGAAGAAGACAAGAATGACATTCTTGTTTTTTTGCCTATCTTTCCAAAAGAAGTAATAGAAACCTTAACAGAATATTTTTTAAAAGAACCAAAATTAATAATAGAGTTTAATAAAAATTTTAAAAGCAAACTTAAAGTTTTAACTGGAATGAATGATGATGAATTTGATAAAGCGATTAGAAAAGAAGAGCCAGAAGAATTTTTAGAAGAAAGCGAGACAGAAGAAGAAAATTTAGAAGAAGACGAGGAAGAATAAATTATAAATTATAAATTAATTTTCAGATCGTTTCTATTTAATTTTATTTTTATTTTATTGTATCGGAAAGTGAATGATTATTCTCTTTCTGTCATTCCTGTGACAACGGGAATCCAGGTTTCATAAGTTAATTAAATCTGGATCCCCGCGTTCGCGAGGATGACAGTCTCCTCTGGATTCCCTTTGGAGTCTGCTTTTGAGTTTCATCAAGGGTGGGAATGACAACATTCCGAATGTAAAATTTGTTTTACAAATTTTGCCTATTTTATTCAAAATTTATAATTTATAATTTAAAATTTCTAAAAGAGTTTGTAATAAAGCTCTTTTTTTGTTATAATAGAGTTAAGTAATTAGTAACAAGTAATCCATAACAAGTAAACCGATAAAAATATAAAATGTTTTGAATTTTAATTTTCATTTTACTTATTACAGGTTACTCATTTTATGAAATTTATCATCATTGACGGAAATGCTTTATTACATCGTGCTTGGCATGCTATACCGCCATTATACACAAAAAAAGGAGAACTCATTAATGTTGTCTATGGATTCACAATGATTTTTTTAAAAGTTTTAAAAGATCTAAAACCCACTCATTTTGTCGTCACTTTTGATAAAAAGGCGCCTACTTTTAGACATGAAATTTTTGAAAAATATAAAGCTCAACGAGTAAAACAATCTGATGAATTTTATAATCAAATTCCTCGAGTAAAAGAATTATTAGAAGCATTTAATATTCCTATTTTTGAAAAAGACGGATATGAAGCAGATGATTTAATTGGAACAATTACAAATCAATTAGTAATACTTAATCCATTAATAGAAATAATTATTATTTCTGGCGATTTAGATCTTTTACAATTAGTTAATAAAAACATCAAGGTTTGTACTCTTAAAAAAGGGATTACAGAAACAATAATTTATGACGACAAAGCAGTACAAGAACGTTATGGTTTAGCGCCAAAACAAATGATTGATTTTAAAGCCTTGCGTGGAGATCCATCAGATAATATTATTGGAGCAAAGGGTATTGGTGAAAAAATAGCCTCTGATTTATTAAAAGCATTCGGCACTTTGGAAAAAATTTATGAAAAAGCACCTGAAGCAACTAATGATCAAATTAAAGAGAGAATAAAAAAAATACTTTTAGAAAATAAGGATGAGGCGTTTTTAAGCAAAAAATTGGTGACTATTTTAAAAGACGCGCCAATACAAATTGAATTAGAAAAATGTGGATTAGAAGGTTTTGATCAAAAAAAAATTATTGATTTATTCCAAGAATTAGAATTTAAATCATTGTTATCTAAAATTCCAGAAATCATTAAAATACAAGAACAAGAAAATAAATTTGTAGGGGCGCACCCTTGTGTATGCCCAGAAAACATAAATCAATGTTTGGAGGTTCAACCTTTAAACGCTTATAAATTAATTGATACTAAAGAGGAGTTTGAAAAATTTTTAAAAGAATTAGAAAAACAAAAAGCGTTTTGTTTAGACACAGAAACAACAAGTTTAAATCCTTTTAAAGCGAAATTATTAGGTATTAGTTTTTGTTGGAAAAAAAGAGAAGCATACTATATAAAAGTTCAAAGTTCAAAGTTCAAAGTTCAAAGTTTAAGAAATATTTTAGAAGATATAAAAATAAAAAAGTATGGGCATAATATTAAATTTGATATGGCGATTTTAAAAGAGCAAGGAATTAATTTACAAGGAACAGATTTTGATACCATGATTGCTTCTTATTTATTAAATCCGGGTACACGAGCGCATAGTTTAGATAATGTGGTTTTTACAGAATTAGGCCATCAGATGATTTCTTTTGAAAAATTGGTTGGTTTTAAAATTCCAAAAAATATTGATGAAAAAAAATTAGAACAAATAATGGAATTAATTTCAGTTCAAAAAATGGCTGAATATTCTTGCGAAGACGCGGATTATACTTTTCAATTGGTTGAAAAATTAACGTCGCAATTGAAAGAAAAAAATCTTTGGGAACTGTTTCAAAAAATAGAAATGCCATTAGTTCCTGTTTTAACGCAAATAGAAAGAAATGGAATAAAAATTGATGTAAAAATTTTAGAAAAATTAACCGAACAATTAGTAATTTATGAGAAACAATTGACAGAAAAAATTTATAAAATAGCTGAAGAAAAATTTAATATTAATTCTCCGCTTCAATTAAAAAAAATTTTATTTGAAAAGTTAAAAATCTCTGTTAATGGAATT from the Candidatus Kuenenbacteria bacterium HGW-Kuenenbacteria-1 genome contains:
- a CDS encoding DNA polymerase I, whose protein sequence is MKFIIIDGNALLHRAWHAIPPLYTKKGELINVVYGFTMIFLKVLKDLKPTHFVVTFDKKAPTFRHEIFEKYKAQRVKQSDEFYNQIPRVKELLEAFNIPIFEKDGYEADDLIGTITNQLVILNPLIEIIIISGDLDLLQLVNKNIKVCTLKKGITETIIYDDKAVQERYGLAPKQMIDFKALRGDPSDNIIGAKGIGEKIASDLLKAFGTLEKIYEKAPEATNDQIKERIKKILLENKDEAFLSKKLVTILKDAPIQIELEKCGLEGFDQKKIIDLFQELEFKSLLSKIPEIIKIQEQENKFVGAHPCVCPENINQCLEVQPLNAYKLIDTKEEFEKFLKELEKQKAFCLDTETTSLNPFKAKLLGISFCWKKREAYYIKVQSSKFKVQSLRNILEDIKIKKYGHNIKFDMAILKEQGINLQGTDFDTMIASYLLNPGTRAHSLDNVVFTELGHQMISFEKLVGFKIPKNIDEKKLEQIMELISVQKMAEYSCEDADYTFQLVEKLTSQLKEKNLWELFQKIEMPLVPVLTQIERNGIKIDVKILEKLTEQLVIYEKQLTEKIYKIAEEKFNINSPLQLKKILFEKLKISVNGIKKIKTGISTAASELEKMKGSHLIIDSILEYREISKLKSTYSEALPKLVNLKTQRIHTSFNQTITATGRLSSSNPNLQNIPNKGKFSKEIRTAFIAEKGYKLIAADYSQIELRVIASLANDEKMIQAFNNKEDIHIRTAAEINECKLNEVSPEMRQQAKAINFGIIYGMGAYGLAQRTDISQNRAKEFIEKYFEIHKGIKNYLEEIKKMAKENGYTETLFGRRRYLPEINSKMFQIKNAAERMAVNMPIQGTAADLIKIAMIRINNKAKILLQVHDELVFEVKDNLVKETVKLIKQEMENFPETKKFKVPIKVKIKVGDNWGEMKEVKS
- a CDS encoding Holliday junction branch migration DNA helicase RuvB; the encoded protein is MSDRIIASKEKPEDKNLDLTLRPTKLDEYIGQEKIKQNLKIFIKAAKKRSEPIEHVLLYGPPGLGKTTLAHIIAHETGGNIRVTSGPTLERAGDLAAILTNLQNNDILFIDEIHRLNKVIEEILYPAMEDYALDIIIGKGPSAKTLRLDLPHFTIIGATTKISLLSAPLRDRFGAIYRLNFYEDFEIEKIINRSAKILSIELEKEACQEIAKRARKTPRIANRFLKRVRDYAQVKDEKIIKQNLAQEALAMLEVDHLGLDQIDRQILKVIIEKFNGGPVGLNTIAAAISEEMATIEDVYEPFLMQLGFLSRTSRGRITTDLAYQHLTNRKKHV